In Columba livia isolate bColLiv1 breed racing homer chromosome 20, bColLiv1.pat.W.v2, whole genome shotgun sequence, a genomic segment contains:
- the TMEM120A gene encoding ion channel TACAN produces MACVASAAECLREWEELQDGYQRIQDNHKLYKQKLEELTKLQDGISSSISRQKKRLKELSLALKKCKAQVSPEQQESIQETQSLIKERQNVFFEMEAYLPKKNGLYLSLVLGNVNVTLLSKQAKFAYKDEYEKFKLYLTIILFILSFSCRFLLNSRVTDAVFNFLLVWYYCTLTIRESILINNGSKIKGWWVFHHYISTFLSGVMLTWPDGLMYQMFRNQFLSFSMYQSFVQFLQYYYQSGCLYRLRALGERHNMDLTVEGFQSWMWRGLTFLLPFLFFGHFWQLYNAITLFRMLQHPECKEWQVLMCGLPFFILFLGNFFTTLRVVHQKFQNKNKDTKRN; encoded by the exons ATGGCCTGCGTGGCCTCGGCCGCCGAGTGCCTGCGGGAGtgggaggagctgcaggacGGCTACCAGCGCATCCAG GATAATCACAAGCTGTACAAGCAGAAACTCGAGGAGCTAACCAAGCTTCAGGATGGAATCTCCAGCTCCATCTCACGGCAGAAGAAGCGGCTGAAGGAGCTGTCGTTGGCCCTCAAAAA ATGCAAAGCCCAAGTGAGTCCCGAACAGCAGGAGTCCATCCAAGAGACCCAGAGCCTCATAAAAGAGaggcaaaatgttttctttgagaTGGAGGCCTATCTGCCAAAGAAGAACGG GTTGTACCTCAGTCTGGTGCTCGGGAACGTGAACGTCACGCTGCTCAGCAAGCAGGCCAA GTTTGCGTATAAAGATGAGTATGAGAAATTCAAGCTCTACCTCACCATCATCTTATTCATCCTGTCCTTCTCCTGTCGATTCCTCCTCAACTCCAG GGTGACAGACGCTGTCTTTAACTTCCTTCTGGTGTGGTACTACTGCACCCTCACCATCCGGGAGAGCATCTTGATCAACAACGGATCCAA AATCAAAGGCTGGTGGGTTTTCCATCACTACATCTCCACCTTCCTCTCGGGTGTCATGCTGACCTG GCCAGACGGGCTCATGTACCAGATGTTCAGGAACCAGTTCCTCTCCTTCTCCATGTATCAGA GCTTTGTGCAGTTCCTCCAGTACTACTATCAGAGCGGGTGCTTGTACCGGCTGCGGGCGCTGGGCGAGAGGCACAACATGGACCTGACTGTGG AGGGCTTCCAGTCCTGGATGTGGAGAGGCCtcaccttcctccttcccttcctcttcttcGGGCAC TTCTGGCAGCTCTACAATGCCATCACCCTCTTCCGCATGCTCCAGCACCCGGAGTGCAAGGAGTGGCAG GTCCTCATGTGCGGCCTCCCCTTCTTCATCCTCTTCCTGGGGAACTTCTTCACCACCCTCCGCGTCGTCCACCAGAAGTTTCAGAACAAGAACAAAGACACAAAGCGGAATTGA